A portion of the Punica granatum isolate Tunisia-2019 chromosome 7, ASM765513v2, whole genome shotgun sequence genome contains these proteins:
- the LOC116212925 gene encoding cell division control protein 45 homolog, with product MVREQRVELFYSRLRESAVSAPGSPLLIFPSTSDADSLCALKIIFHVLESDSIQYACYPVSSFREIHEYTGPSLSSSDSPVSILLINWGCHRDLRQILNLGSAARVFVVDSHRPIHLHNLSEQNEQVVVLYTRDDEQQADLAYDFDVSALASASDLNSDDEVDDNLDSEDESYSDSEEEENGSGSRKRRRVAEEDAEDPVKLYKKLKKDYYHMGTFHGKPSGCLMYDLSHSLRKNTNELLWLACVSLTDQFVHERLTDERYQAGVMELEQHINSSGNLDLVSSVTLKDGTKIRAPESSRIAYEDEPRLMLLQEWNLFDSMLCSSYIATKLKTWSDNGMKKLQLLLARMGFALKDCQQKFQYMKLEVKRKMKDEFERFLPEYGLNNFYYRSFLRVHGYSSKVSAADVVYGVTALLESFVKSDGSCASKQFGEAYDALSLGNLDKLKAGMQHAIKIQRAILRQGSAAITKKGSIRSGRKFRWVKIQDSFDTKLLAYPQALTKFCYFLMDALKEKGARMKPLLCACLSQDPNKILIVGVCGKPRLGAVQGNAFGIAFRNAAEEIGADFFHELFESSWIVLDAGSVNSFMIRLTEKL from the coding sequence ATGGTGAGAGAGCAGAGGGTCGAGTTATTTTATTCCCGACTCCGTGAATCTGCTGTGTCTGCGCCGGGTTCGCCCCTGCTCATCTTCCCTTCGACTTCGGATGCGGACTCGCTCTGTGCCCTTAAAATCATCTTCCATGTCCTCGAGTCTGATTCTATCCAGTATGCCTGCTACCCGGTATCGTCCTTTCGGGAAATCCATGAATACACTGGACCCAGTTTGAGTTCTTCTGACAGTCCGGTTTCGATTCTTCTCATTAATTGGGGATGCCACCGGGACTTGCGGCAGATCCTGAATTTGGGCTCTGCAGCTCGGGTTTTTGTAGTGGATAGCCATCGCCCCATTCACCTGCATAATTTGAGTGAACAAAATGAGCAGGTGGTGGTTCTTTACACGAGGGATGATGAGCAGCAGGCTGATTTGGCCTATGATTTTGATGTGTCAGCTTTGGCAAGTGCGAGTGATTTGAATAGTGATGATGAGGTTGATGACAATTTGGACAGTGAAGATGAGAGCTACAGTGACagtgaggaagaggaaaatggGAGTGGTTCGAGGAAACGGAGGAGGGTCGCTGAAGAGGATGCTGAAGACCCTGTCAAGCTTTATAAGAAGCTGAAGAAGGACTACTATCACATGGGGACGTTTCACGGGAAGCCTTCTGGGTGTCTGATGTATGACTTGTCCCACTCTTTGAGGAAGAACACCAATGAACTGCTGTGGTTGGCTTGTGTATCGCTGACAGACCAATTTGTGCATGAGAGGCTAACCGATGAGAGGTACCAAGCTGGGGTTATGGAGCTGGAGCAGCACATTAACAGTTCAGGAAATTTAGATCTAGTAAGTTCTGTCACTCTCAAAGACGGCACAAAGATTCGTGCCCCAGAATCCTCTAGGATTGCATATGAAGATGAGCCTAGATTGATGTTGCTGCAGGAATGGAATTTATTTGATTCCATGTTGTGTTCTTCGTATATAGCAACCAAATTAAAGACGTGGAGTGACAATGGTATGAAGAAGCTCCAACTTCTTCTTGCCCGAATGGGTTTCGCACTCAAGGATTGCCAGCAAAAGTTCCAGTACATGAAGCTGGAAGTGAAGAGGAAGATGAAAGATGAGTTTGAACGGTTTCTACCTGAGTATGGACTAAATAATTTCTACTATCGCAGCTTCCTGCGGGTCCATGGTTACAGTTCCAAGGTGTCTGCGGCAGATGTAGTATATGGGGTCACAGCACTGCTTGAATCATTTGTGAAATCTGATGGTTCTTGCGCTTCCAAACAATTTGGAGAAGCATATGATGCCTTGTCGTTGGGCAACTTGGACAAGCTCAAGGCTGGCATGCAACATGCTATTAAGATACAGCGTGCGATCCTGAGACAAGGAAGTGCAGCAATAACCAAGAAAGGCTCGATAAGAAGCGGTCGAAAATTCAGGTGGGTGAAGATTCAAGATTCGTTTGACACGAAGTTGCTGGCGTATCCCCAAGCTTTGACTAAATTCTGTTACTTTCTGATGGACgccttgaaagagaaaggagcAAGAATGAAGCCACTTCTTTGTGCTTGCCTGTCTCAAGATCCAAATAAGATATTGATCGTTGGAGTTTGCGGGAAGCCTAGGCTTGGGGCAGTTCAGGGCAACGCATTTGGCATTGCATTCAGAAATGCAGCTGAGGAGATTGGAGCAGATTTCTTCCATGAACTCTTTGAATCTTCATGGATTGTTCTCGATGCAGGTTCAGTAAATTCATTCATGATCAGGCTGACTGAGAAGCTGTAG
- the LOC116213189 gene encoding RPM1-interacting protein 4-like — protein sequence MAQRAAVPKFGNWNTGEDIGYTLCFENARKGRGGAKPHNPNDPQESPYLLSEDSRSPRTQASHFRPTPRTPTHDMKNEGPASRMRTPPHEPQGQGSGHRLPQERKMRADHGYHGRYSSSPARKDNNPDVRMHNSNTNPSNQGSPGRPNYGELQKRAGKDSAGSQHSFEQSPHRHQGKDSSRSSATLPTREGKGSYESSYATPGRPRTSPLSPGNGNFDRGVALPKFGEWNAQNPSMGDGYTQIFNKAREEKHQRGAGMSPGRFPGSPYNGPKKPTGNEEPMGGCCFPWGRK from the exons ATGGCT CAACGGGCGGCTGTGCCGAAGTTCGGAAACTGGAACACTGGAGAGGACATTGGTTACACGTTATGCTTTGAAAATGCCCGGAAGGGCCGGGGTGGGGCCAAGCCACATAACCCGAACGACCCGCAAGAGAGTCCTTATTTACTCTCTGAAGACAGCAGATCTCCTCGTACTCAAGCTTCACATTTCAGGCCTACTCCTAGAACTCCAACACATGATATGAAAAATGAAGGCCCAGCCAGTAGGATGAGAACTCCACCTCATGAACCACAAGGCCAGGGATCCGGCCATAGGTTGCCGCAAGAGCGGAAAATGAGGGCAGATCACGGTTATCATGGACGATACTCAAGTTCCCCTGCTCGGAAAGATAACAATCCCGATGTCAGAATGCATAATTCGAACACGAATCCTTCGAATCAGGGAAGTCCAGGACGCCCGAACTATGGCGAATTGCAAAAGAGAGCCGGTAAGGACAGTGCTGGGTCTCAGCATAGCTTTGAACAGTCCCCTCATCGGCACCAAGGAAAAGACTCCAGCAGAAGCTCGGCCACGTTGCCCACCCGGGAAGGAAAGGGCTCGTATGAGAGCAGCTATGCAACTCCAGGGAGACCCCGGACGAGTCCTCTTTCTCCAGGAAATGGAAAT TTTGATAGAGGAGTTGCTCTCCCGAAGTTCGGAGAATGGAATGCGCAGAACCCATCTATGGGCGACGGTTATACTCAAATTTTCAACAAGGCGAGGGAGGAGAAGCATCAGCGAGGTGCTGGAATGTCGCCAGGCAGGTTCCCCGGGTCACCTTATAACGGACCCAAAAAGCCCACTGGAAATGAGGAACCAATG GGCGGTTGTTGCTTCCCATGGGGAAGAAAGTGA